In Elephas maximus indicus isolate mEleMax1 chromosome 16, mEleMax1 primary haplotype, whole genome shotgun sequence, the sequence TCATACGTAGTAATACCTGTGACCTCCGGGTGCTTTAGCAGAAGCAGGAGTCCATATCTCAGGGTGGTGCTTGTTGTCTCTGTCCCAGCTCCAAACAGATCAGCTATTGTAGCTAACAAGTTTTCAGTAATAAATTCAGATTGTTGATTGTGCTTTTCCTAGGAATGATTTGACACAAAGTTGACAAATTAGTTTCCCAGAATGTTAAATTGCAATGCATCCAAAACAACTCAGGTAGTTCTAAAGTTAAGTGAACTTGGAAACCGAACagtatagttttaaaaaaataaaatagtatgtGGTATGACAGAGACTGTATCCCTTTATCattcctgaccaaaaaaaaaaaaaaaaaaattcatttcccAGCCTCTTTTGCAGTTagggtaaccctggtggcatagtggtttaagtggtacagctgctaaccaaaggttcggcagttcaaatctgccaggtgctccttggaaattctatgggcagctctactctgtcctgtaaggtcactatgagtcagaatctactcaatggcaagggggtGGGGGGTTTGCAGTTATGTGGGCCATAGAACACTGTTTTTGCTAGTGAGATATAAGCAAAAGCCTACTGGTACCActtcttctctttcccacttcTTACTCAAAATCCAGATGTGCAGGTAGAAGTTGGGCAAACATCATCTTGGTACATGAGTATGTAAGCAGGAAAATAAAGGCCTATatctatactatatatatatactaagtTTGGTACAGGAAAATGGAAGACTCTTGACATCTTGATGCTTCAGAGGTATCATACTGGCCTGGCCTGCCCAACGTGAGACTCCTTGTAAGATAAACCCACTAtatgtttatcatttttatttgggTTTCCTTTTATTTGTAGACAAAACACAATCTTAATTGATAGAGATGACTAACTTGGGGCCATTTCATGAAGGATATAAGCCTGAATCAAGAGTTTAGAATTCTCTTCTGTTAAAGTACCTATATGGACTCAGTATTGCTTGAAAACTCACCATCAAGTTTAAACTATTTGACAGCTTATATGGCAGCACAGCCTAGAATGAATTATTGGGAAAGGAATGGATTCACAAAGACAAGATGGACGGCACTATTGCATTCCAGATGCAATACAATAGGCAACTTGGTCTGGTGAACAACTGCAGAAATGGACAGGAATATACAAATTAAAGAGACATAACAAACATGAAGACTGAGAGCTAAAGCATTAACTGCCCATAAAGAGGTAAGGAGAGAGTGGGGAAAATGCAGATGCAGAAACTAAGGGACTAACTGAATGGAGCTCTCATGAATTGGAAGTTGGAAGAGGAAAAGCACTTGACAAGAACAACTAAAGTTGGTTTAGGGCTAGGAATGATGGGATACtgaacagacaataaaaaaggtGCATATTGAAATACTGACTGAGGGAGTCATtaacatatctaaaaaaaaaactcttcttctAACCAGTACACTAGGCCAGCATTATTTTAATGAGGCTCTCATACACTCCAGGTAAGGCATGGCAAGTCTAACATTATGCAATTAATCCCATTAGGACTGACATAACCCTATCAATGAGTGTACATGCTAGACAAATCTAGTCACCTCCCTTGGTAACATTAACTTCATTGTTTTCTAACGTCATCAACTCATAATTACTCTAAAGCCAAGAAAGAGACCAGAGTACTTATAAACTGATCTTAATATCATTATCTATTCAAGCGTAGTGATGTTTGCATAGCCTATCAAAATTAAGATAGATTATACAAAACTTTGTTAAAAGATACTAAAGAccacctacttaagtggaaagaCATTTCACGTTCATGGATCATAACACTTAATATTGTTAACATGGCATTACTCCCACActgttattgtcgttaggtgctgtcgagtcagttccaactcatagagaccgcaTGTACAATgtaacgaaacactgctgggccctgtgccagcctcacaattgttgctatgcttgagctcattgttgcaaccactgggtcaatcatatcattgagggtcttcctctttttctatggccctctactttaccaagcatgatgtccttctccagggactgatcccttctgacaacatgtccgaagtatgtgagacgcagtctcaccgtccttgcttctaaggagcattctggttgtacttcttccaaggcagatttgttccttcttttagcagtccatggtatattcaatattctttgccaacaccacaattcaaaggcatcaattcttctgtggtcttccttattcattgtccagctttcacatgcatatgaggctattgaaaaccctatggcttgggtcaggcccaccttagtcctcaaggtgacatctttgcctttcaacagtttaaagaggtcttttgcagcagattctccCAAAGCAATgtacctcttgatttcttgactgctgcttccatggatattgattgtggatccaagtaaaatgaaatccttgacaacttaattattttctccatttatcatgatgttgcttattggtccagttgtgaggacttatatttctttaagttgaggtgtaatccatattgaaagtggtggtctttgatcttcatcagtaagtacttcaagtcctcttcactttcagcaagcaaggttgtgtcatctgcataacgggggttgttaatgagtcttcctccaaccctgatgtcccgttctccttcatatagtctggcttctcagattatttgttcagcatgtattgaataggtatagtgaaaggatacaaccctgacccacacctttcctgactttaaaccatgcaacatCCCttggttctgttcaaacgactgtctcctgattcatgtacgGATTCTTCAtgacacaactaagtgttctggaattcccattctctgcaatgttatccacactagatctacagatttaatgagaCCCCTAAAAAGATCCAAACTGTCTTCTTCTGCAGAAATTGATACATTTATCCTAAAATTCATAGGCCTAGGAAGGTTTGGAGAAAATGCTGTACGTGGTTTCTTTCATATCGATGAAAGTATTCTGAAGTTGATGGTGATTATGGCTGCACAATTCCAAATAAACTAAAAGCCTTTACATTATATacttttaaatgggtgaattgtgtgATATGTAAATTGTATCTCAATTTAGGTTTAACAAAAAAAATCTAGACTCTAAATATAATAGTGAGGCCATGAAAAACAATGctatttttaaatattgcattgaggtaattgttgttgttagttgctcttcagttggctctgactcatggttaccttGTAATTGAAATACCACAGACCTAAAAGCCCTCCTTAACCTGGGATAACTGAAGAGGtttcaaaatattaaagaatCTGCTATAAATGTGAGCAAAATACCAAGAACTCATGTAGGCACATTGGTAAAAATCATACAGGTGTAATTCATGTGGACACTTCTAAGAAAATGTCCACACCTTGAATCAGATTCTCAAAATAACTGGATCACAGGGAAGGATAAGAATCATTGCCCTAGCAGCAGCAAAAGctgacccaaaaaccaaaccaacccactgccatcaagtcgattccaactaatagcgaccctataggacagagtagaactgtcccagagagtttccaaggagcgcctggtggatttgaactgccagcctcttggttagcagccgtagcacttaaccactatgccaccagggtttccaaaggctgacAGAGGATgtgattttcttcttctctcccccAGTGTCTTCAAACCGTTCCACCTCCTTCACTGCATTCCATCTGGAACATATGATTTAAGCTGTCCAGGTCAAAATCCATGGATAGTTATTCGAATGGTACCTCCTTCAGTATTTTACTCCTTCCCATTTTGGACTACTAACTGATTTCTCTTTTCTGTACTGTGCTGAAAAAAGTGGCCTCCAAGGAAGGGATCTCCTTCTGCAGAGTAAACACTTTTCAGAGTGTTCTGAATTCTACCTCTCCCCATTTCAGTGAGAACCTTGTAGCTACACACATGTCTTTATGCCATCTATGTTACTCTTCTTACACAGATTTTCAGCTTGATCTTATCATTGTTCAAATTCAACATCCATATCATTATCTCTTTGCTAAACTTGTCAAATATGACACCCTATCTCATGACTGAAATTTCCCATACAAGCCATTGTAATTTGGCTGCCATCCTCCTCTCTCTACTAAAACCACActctataaaaaatatatatatattttttttttctctgtaggaCTCCTTTAACACAAACTCTTAACCAAATTCACAGGCTTTTCCAAGTACAACATTCTtcacttctttattttatttgattCATTTCTTCTAAAATGTTGCTGCTTCTTTGACTTCCATGGCACTGCCTCATTGATTCTCTTCCTAGATCTCTGAGAACATGACAAAACGGATGACTTTGGTGTTATTGCAGATGCCTCTGCAAGTAAAAGGCTCACACACATTGAGACCAAGtctaaataaaggaaaaatctCCCAGATGGTGCTTGAGCTCCCTTCTCACCATATAGAGTACTCTGCAGATACCAGGATAATTTCCCTAATAATTATCTGTTCCATCCTGTTGTAACTCATAATTTACCTACTTGATCAGATCAAAACTTTCCGTGCCAGCATATATGTTTACAGCTTACCTGAAAGACACCAACATCCAATTCCCTGCCTGTCCAAATTCATGTTTGGAAACAGTTAAGGCTTTACTCTTCCACCCCCCTTATGTCTTTGACACCACATACTTCTCATACCCTGAACACACCATTCAACCCATCTGTAATGCCCTTTCATGTCCCTCACTGAAAATATATTAAGATCTACACCAAACCTCAGCACATGCAGAAAGTTTACCTAGGTCAAGCCTTTCCTTCTCACTGTGGGCAATGATCATTGGCATCTTCATTTGGTGGCATGATATTTCCTATATTTTAGCTTGTTTGTAATCAATTCTATTTCACCTGAGTCGTGCATTCTGTTTCTCTTCAGGTTGGTTAGTAGTACCTAAAGAATAGGGTCTATGTACTCTAATTATTTACCAATTCAATTTTAAATTATTCCATGTTTAGTGCGAATCGATTCACACATATGTACTAAAAGTGCTTGTCAAGCATTTCTTGTCGGACCATTTAATCATCCTAGTAAGTACGGAACTATGCAATGAACCACAAAATGCACAACCAAACAAATAACTGAGCAGCCTCTCACACCTTACCTGTTCCATTTTGATCAGAAAACAGTCAATGTAGTCTCGAGGATTGTTAACATCCAAGGATTCTTGGTGTTCTTTCACTTTCCCcaaaatataactttttaaaaaaatagcattattaaataatttgttatgaatccCTGGGAAATAATCAAGGAGCATGGGGAATATATTACACATctgcaagagaaaaaaatcatttattaaataaatatcttTTAATGGAGACATACATATGATACGCCAACTCTTCATTAAAACTGAAGCTATAAAGATGAATAGAAAATGGTCACCATCTGGTGGGAGAGCTTCTTACTGCACGTATAAAGTAATTCTCTATGCCTATTCAAAAGATTCAAGGGAGAACACTAACCAGATGATCAAAGATAATAATCACCTCTGATACTTATACATTATTCCTAGAGTATAAAAGAATCTTTATATCAAGCCTCTCATTTTTTATATCAATTCTTTTCTACAACCTTGAAATACAAATGGCATCAATTACTGTGATTCACATTTTGTGGATGAGGACAGAGGAGGTTAAAGAAGTCTGAGCAACCTGATTGATACATAGCACAAAGCCAGTTATAGCTGCTTCTACTTCTATCAAGCTGACTCAGAAATAGAATCAGGGTTTTAGAACTGGGAGCAGCTTGAAGATACCATGAAACCCATCTCAACATTTTGTGGATAAATACCTGTGCACCAGGGCAGCTAAGTGAGTTGTCTTAGATCATACAGTTATCATCTAGGCAGGGTACAGGACATGCCAGCTAACCACAGGATAAAATTGTAATGATTGTTGATGGTTTACACCCTGTAAACTGCAATTATTTTGTCATCTAGGATCCCAACTGAAGGCATCAACCAACCTTATCTTAGTTACGTCTGTGGTGCTAAACATTCTCCCTCCTTGGTATGCTGAGTTAGAATATTTTCTGCCAAGTTATTTGATGAATAATCCATTATGTATTGAACGAAGGGCAAGCCTCATAGGTAATGGAAGCCTTTGAAAGAGCCTTGAATCTCCACTGAGTGCCACAGGTATGCTTTTGAGGCAATCACCAAACTACTTTATGCAAACTTGGCTTTGGGGTCTAGGGGAAAAACCACTGTGCAGGGAACCAATGGACTTGAAAAAAGCTCTATATTCTGagcattctttttgttctgtgtAAAATAAAGGACTTGCCTACATTTCCCAGATATTCACTTCACGGTGCTAAGCTCTGGCCAGGATTTTTGTGTTCCAACATTCATTTCACAGCTTGGTCCATTAAAGAATTTTGCACTTCTCAGAGATAGGATCTTGGCCTCACCTGCATCCATGGGGTGCTCAGAATCTCTGTGTTTTCATTCAGTATTCCTATCAAGTTCAGAAAATGCTGATCTGTGTACTCAAAACGGTTTTGGAAAATAATGGAGCAGATCACATTGCAGGGAGCACAGGCCAGGATGAAAGTGGGATCACAGGGCAAGGCTAAAGAATCAGAAACGtgaaaaaatatcattaaaacaTACATACGAAACTCTTTGTCACTGCAATAACTTTAAAAAGTTTGTAACAATATCTAACCAAGAAATTCCCTTGTCAGCCACATATTCACCATGCTTACAATCCACATGTCACTTTTCTCTTCAAACTGAAATGACCATTCCTTCATACCTAGTTTGATTATGCTGTTTCCAATACTCCATTATCTCTCCCTGTACTTATTTACACCATtctaaatcaaggtgtcagtaattttggaaggcaaaagaaaaaaaaatttaaagacaccatttttttaaatgacctaaTAATTCtctaaacagcaaagatgtcagtttgatgaCTGAattgagcctgacccaagccatcatcttatgtatgcaaaaggtggacaatgaaaaaagaaagcaaaaaagaggcATTCAAATTGGGGTgctggcaaacaatattgaatatacgatggagtGCCAGATGTATAAACAAATCAGTCTAAGAAGAAATACAAGTGGAATGCCCCTTAGATAAAAGATGGCGAgaatttgtcttgcttactttataCATGTCGTCGGGAAAGACCAATCCAtaaataaggacatcatgcttggttagtaaaaatgaggaaaaccctcaatgagatatatTGATACACTGGGCAAGgttccattctgttatacgtaaggttgccaacatcaacaacaacaacaataatcaaagTTATGACTGTAATTTTACATATGTCTGCAAAGCCTGCCAACAATTAAGCATTgataagggaaggaagaaaacagcTAGGAACCATAATGCTTCTTATATATACTGAATAGTTAAAGGAACCATATGTAGAACTAGCAGAGGGAAAGATTAAAGAGAGTGTTTACAGGTGAATTCAGATATTTAAAGgaacaaatgtaaaaaataaaaaaaccttccATGCTGTACAAGTAGAAAAACTAACACAGACAAATAGAAATGATAAGATTACTtgcctaaaataaaaataagaccaGATAGTCTCATTTCATACTTAAATGACAtgtagggcaaaaaaaaaaaaatgaaaaaggtaaattaataaatggaatccttttatttctttcacttgGGGAGGAGGAATTCTTTTTTGCTCTAGGAATTAGTACCCACCATCTCTAatcagcagccctggtggcatagtggttgagtgcttggttggtaactgaaaggtcagtggttcaaatccaccagctgctctgtaggagaaagacgtggcagtctgctcttgtatttccagccttggaaattctatgggtctctatgagtcggaatcagctggaCAGCATTCATTGTTTTTGGGTTCATCTCCAAACAACCCCGTAACTGAATGTTTTTTGGCCAGGCTTgcactcttgtggacttgtggGATATTGCCCTACATATCCATCTATGGAGTAACTAAgttataataaatttaaaaatttgacCATCATTTAGGACAATTCcatcattttacagacaaagaaattaaagcaGAGAAAATGTTTTATTAGTTTTTGGTTGAGTATTTGTAAGATGAAACTGTTCTAATCGAATGAACTATGTAAAAAGTCCCCAAATTCATATCTACAGAAGTAATTAAGGgtgaattaaataaaaaatgtgaAGAAATGATAGGACATTGAATAACTGGGAGCCTGTGCAACTAGCTTCTCCTATACTACCTGAAACCCAAAACTCTGCAGGGATCTAAGCTTttagaaaagttttattttagcTTGACGTTGGGGATATTTGGGGATCTTTTGgtattcatttgtgtgtgtgtggtacaaAACTAAAATCTAATTTTCaaccttttctttcccttcatttgAAAGAAGGAATTAAAATCCAGGGTAATTTGAAATCCAAGCTGAAACTCACTGTTATTGTGATATGTATTTTATTGGCCAGGAGAGCTGGCAGTGGGCGGTAAATAATTAGCATAAGTGTTCTCACCCACAATCCAATTACAGGGCAGAAAAAGATAAGCAAACATGAACAGAACCAACTTATCactagagaagacaaagcaaagagtAATCAGTAACAGTTGAAATCTAGTTAAATAAATGATTTTGCAAACGGGTATTTATGTATTTTGCTGAGTTGTGACATACCatacattttcttaaaatattcaaATCAATGGTTAGTAGAGAGTACATGCTGATAGTTTTAAAATAGTCCTGTGTTTACAGGGAATCACAGGTGACGAGAGTTGCACTAAGAGATGCCTAGGCAATGAAAACCATAAACCTGCATCGTGCCTGGTCAGAAGAACTACAGGCCTGGGCCTGGGCAGAAATCCTCAGACATGTCAGTGAGACTTGACCATAACGTGGAGTCCAATGAAGTAAAAGCAAAAAACGCTTGCTTCATGGTCCACAGGAGTGTATGATGAAGTCATTCCCACAGTGTCCACTTGACAAGTATTCCCCAGTGAAATGATCTGGAATATGCaattcacaattatagtagggcAAAACATTGCTTTTTAACTCTAAGAAAATGAGACTCAAAATCTTCTACCTTCATAACTTTCTTTTGAAGGCAAACAAACAAAGCCTGGAAAGAATAAGCTTAGAAGAGCCTTTTATATCCGCACCATGTGCACAACAATGcgcccacatacacacaccctcCCTCCACCACCTGTGGGCTGATAGTCCCTACccatgaagaaagacctggacacCTCTGAAATATTTCCAAAGTTGCCAATAGAGAAGAGAGATATCTGTCAAGGTCAAAGATAGAGACTAAAGAATCACTCACCCTTGGTTTTTCTCAACTCCTCCACTAGGCAGCGGGCCTCCTCTTGAACACGGTTTTCAAGGCTCCTCTTCCCCATCCCAAAATTCCTCAGGGTCATGAGGGAGAAGCGTCGGGTCTCCTTCCATATCTTTCCATTGCTGAAAACAACTCCTGCCAGGAGGGAGAATAGAAACTAACAGGGAGAGCCTAGGCAAGGAAGAGGATGCTGACCTAGGCACCCGTGTAAATGGGACAAGTTCTGCCTAAGCAGCTCTTCACTCTTTGTTTTCCAGTCTTCCCCACATGCCATCACCCCTGCCCCACCAAGCGACATGAACACCTACCAAACTCTTTATTTGTTCTTTCAGCTACTGCAAAATGACCCCTTCCAGAAAATTCTTCTCCCTGATCAATCAGGGCTTCCTTAATTGCTTCATATCCATGCAGTACCACTGTGGGCTTCATGCCCAAGTACAGAGTGAACACTGGGCCATAGGTTTTTGAGAACTGGGAAATGGAAAGTGGATGCAAATGTTAGCAAGTCACTATTTGATCTACATGCTGTGCATCATTCAGACTGATACCGTCATCGTGTTTTTGATGCTTTTATTATACCACATGCAACTTCAGATATTTTTAAGTTTATACAGACAGATGATGGTTATTTTATAGCTGTCATTTAAGGGGGCCTCTGATGTGCCTGGCAATGGGACAGACACTTGTTCCACGCATTGGTACAGCTAACATCACAGGAACACCACAAGCAGGTTTACTTACCCCTGTTTTACAGAAAAgcaaactgagattcagagaagttCGATTTTGTTTCCACTGCCTCTCAGCTAATAATTAAAACCCACTGCAGgtgaggcgattccaactcatagcgaccctacaggacagagcagaactgtcccacaaagtttccgaggttgtaatctttacaaagctgactgccatgtctttctcctgtggaggcgctggtgagttccaaccactgaccttttagttagctgccgagcatttaaccacggAGCCACAAGGGCCCCTtcaattaataatttaaaaaaaaaaaaaaaaacccattgccatcaagtcgattctgactcatagcagccacacaggacagagtagaactaccccataaggtttccaaggagcagttggtagactcgaactgttggccttttggttacctGTGGAGccctctcttaaccactgcaccacttggACTACAGCTAATAACTAGAAGACTCAAACTTGAACCTTTGCTTAGTCTATTTCTGATACTTGGACGTTTTATCCCCAGTGCCTGCCTTTGGGCTAGAATTCAGctgactgatttgtaaacttcttcCTGTAGGAATTATATTCAGTAGCACTACGATGAAAACAAGAAATGTATATTATTAAAAATCAGCCCATATGATTCCAAGCCCAGCCCAGTTTGACACCTGCAGGTATTGTtcacacagaaagagaatggGCACCACAGAGGTAGTGCCAGTACAGGCAGCACCTCCTGGAAGAATCATTTCTTCCATCCTGCGGCATTTCCAGGTCACAGACAGCAGCTCTGTGCAGAGTCCAAAAGGTTGCtgtcaccaccagggccccccttATTACTGCTTTCTTTCATTCACCCAGGCTGGTCATCAGCCCATCCCTGCTCCCTAATCTGCTTTTCAGTAAAAGTTTAATTATCTTGGCTAATCTGAACAAAACACACAGCTTGTACCATAGATGACTCCTGAATGGACTTTCTAATCACAAATCACTTCCAACGCCATTTACCTTCAGCCAAAAAATCACAGCAAAGGACTGTGGAACAATGAAGGGCAGCATTGCTGCCTCCTTTTGTCACCTCACCATTTCATTATTTTGATTTCGTGCTACAACAACTGAGAATGACAGAtcaaaaaaaaccagaaacaacAAAATCCACAGAGACTATTTTGCTTCAAGATGATCTATTTTAATACTTTGCTTCTAGGAATACactatatttaataaaaaaaatttttttttttttataatagcaggGGTTAATTTACTTACCCCCTGCAAGCCACTGGCTGAGCATAAAGCATACTTACATTGCTCATGGAATTGCTGATGTCCTTCATATCTAACTGTAGAATATTCCCAATAATTGGGAGAGGAGTGGGGCCAGGTGGGAGCTTCCCTTTCCCATAGCTCTGTTTCCAGAGTGAAAAGAGAAGCAAACTAGAGAGACAGAGCACCAGGACCACAACCAGATCCATTGAAGCCTTCTCTTCTTACTCAGGCAACTATGGGCTTCCCATCCAAAGATTTTAAATACCCCCTGCTGCTTACCTCATGATTCTGATGAATAAAGTAACCAATCACATATATTTGCTATAATCCCTTCTGAATAGACTTTGGCCCACTCACCTAGATAAAAATAAACTGTCATTGAATCGTGTTGTCTTTCTTTCCTAGGTCAGGTCGTACCCTGGAGGTTTTGATTTAACTGGTATAAGGTTgaactcaaaccaaaaaaacccaaactggttgctgttgagtcaattccaactcatagtgaccctacaggacagagtagaactgccccaaggataggctggttgattcgaactgccatccttttgtgtagcagctgtagcttttaaccactgcaccagcagggctcctaggtattgctaaaaaaaaaaaaaattgccaaaacaTCACCTGTGGTTCCTGTGTGCAGCCAGGATTGAGAACAATTGAAGTAAATGATTTGATGAAAAATACTGCACAGCACTCTGAATTCTCAGACTAAAGAGCAGTTGGCAATTTATGTTTTTGAGGGAGTCAGTGTATTCTATGACTTTAGTATAAAAATGTTGTCCTATAATGCATTATGAGATACTAGAAGACTTTAATCTTAAAAATGGAAGACTTCTGAATTAATTTAATGTATTATACTAACATTTCTTTGTCTAAACATAAAATACTTTGCATAACTCACGCACCTTCAATGACCAAACATGTATCCAGTAATTATTACGCGATGAGGAAATTTACACACTTTCTACCATTAAAGTTTACCCTCCCCCCAATTCACTGGAAGGTAGAGATTTTTTCCCTTCCAAATGGCAAGGAGGACACTGGGGGAAGAGTCTTCCAGTATCACACAGCTCATatgtggcagaact encodes:
- the LOC126059559 gene encoding cytochrome P450 2C19-like isoform X1, whose amino-acid sequence is MDLVVVLVLCLSSLLLFSLWKQSYGKGKLPPGPTPLPIIGNILQLDMKDISNSMSNFSKTYGPVFTLYLGMKPTVVLHGYEAIKEALIDQGEEFSGRGHFAVAERTNKEFGVVFSNGKIWKETRRFSLMTLRNFGMGKRSLENRVQEEARCLVEELRKTKALPCDPTFILACAPCNVICSIIFQNRFEYTDQHFLNLIGILNENTEILSTPWMQMCNIFPMLLDYFPGIHNKLFNNAIFLKSYILGKVKEHQESLDVNNPRDYIDCFLIKMEQEKHNQQSEFITENLLATIADLFGAGTETTSTTLRYGLLLLLKHPEVTAKVQEEIDRVIGRHRSPCVQDRGSMPYTNAVIHEILRYIDLIPLSLPHAVTHDIKFRDYIIPKGMTILTSLSSVLYDKKEFSNPEMFDPGHFLDASGNFMKSDYFMAFSAGKRICLGEGLARMEIFLFLTTILQKFTLKSLVDPKHIDTTPVVNGFASLPPLYQLCFIPV
- the LOC126059559 gene encoding cytochrome P450 2C19-like isoform X2 — translated: MDLVVVLVLCLSSLLLFSLWKQSYGKGKLPPGPTPLPIIGNILQLDMKDISNSMSNFSKTYGPVFTLYLGMKPTVVLHGYEAIKEALIDQGEEFSGRGHFAVAERTNKEFGVVFSNGKIWKETRRFSLMTLRNFGMGKRSLENRVQEEARCLVEELRKTKALPCDPTFILACAPCNVICSIIFQNRFEYTDQHFLNLIGILNENTEILSTPWMQEKHNQQSEFITENLLATIADLFGAGTETTSTTLRYGLLLLLKHPEVTAKVQEEIDRVIGRHRSPCVQDRGSMPYTNAVIHEILRYIDLIPLSLPHAVTHDIKFRDYIIPKGMTILTSLSSVLYDKKEFSNPEMFDPGHFLDASGNFMKSDYFMAFSAGKRICLGEGLARMEIFLFLTTILQKFTLKSLVDPKHIDTTPVVNGFASLPPLYQLCFIPV